From one Marinobacter sp. LV10MA510-1 genomic stretch:
- a CDS encoding IS200/IS605 family accessory protein TnpB-related protein, whose product MSKEKSTHIRTQQIVIRKPHEAFRGAGVCTQIVRRIKNATSYLMQHHPEGKDQTLSHRDADKWLKKNNRELYAKLPPVKTQFRFSQNWNALVGDTVALEVRIVPKGNCFIIELIYDESKIVEAGRFCRLLDKSRKAGIDLGINNLIALATDQPGVRAVTNKRHRRMKDLLHRASSKVASYCLENNIGTLVIGYNVNWKQEINIGKVNNQKFVDIPHSILIAQIQYKCQNLGIATVIQEESYTSKASALDNDVLPVYGEKPKNVVPLFSGKRIRRGLYQSKHGIINADINGALNILRKATGDAFGLACKGCVFNPIMMELMPYKSVVIRRENATQPMAA is encoded by the coding sequence ATGAGCAAAGAGAAATCAACGCATATCCGTACCCAACAGATTGTCATTCGGAAGCCGCATGAGGCGTTTCGTGGGGCCGGCGTTTGTACTCAGATTGTTCGCAGAATCAAAAACGCCACCTCCTATTTGATGCAGCACCACCCTGAAGGCAAAGATCAAACGCTGTCGCACCGCGACGCTGATAAATGGCTCAAGAAAAACAACCGAGAGCTGTACGCCAAGCTCCCCCCGGTCAAAACACAGTTTCGTTTTTCGCAGAACTGGAACGCTTTGGTGGGCGACACCGTTGCTCTTGAAGTGCGCATCGTACCCAAAGGCAACTGCTTTATAATCGAACTCATCTACGACGAATCAAAAATCGTGGAGGCGGGCCGTTTCTGCCGTCTTCTCGACAAATCCCGCAAGGCCGGGATCGATTTAGGCATCAACAACCTCATCGCACTCGCAACGGATCAGCCGGGCGTTCGCGCTGTGACCAACAAGCGTCATCGCCGGATGAAAGACTTGCTGCACAGAGCGTCCAGCAAGGTTGCCTCTTATTGCCTGGAAAACAATATCGGCACGCTGGTTATTGGCTACAACGTGAATTGGAAACAAGAGATCAATATCGGGAAAGTGAACAACCAGAAATTTGTCGATATTCCGCATTCCATTTTGATCGCTCAAATCCAATACAAGTGCCAAAACCTGGGTATTGCCACCGTTATTCAGGAAGAGTCATATACTTCTAAGGCGTCCGCCTTGGATAATGACGTCCTACCTGTTTATGGGGAAAAACCCAAAAATGTCGTACCTTTGTTCAGCGGAAAGCGAATTCGGAGAGGGCTGTATCAAAGCAAGCACGGGATTATAAACGCCGACATCAACGGCGCTCTAAATATCCTCAGAAAAGCAACGGGTGACGCCTTTGGGCTAGCCTGTAAGGGGTGTGTGTTCAACCCCATAATGATGGAGCTTATGCCATATAAGTCCGTCGTTATTAGACGGGAAAATGCTACGCAGCCGATGGCCGCGTAG
- a CDS encoding glutamine synthetase family protein, with protein sequence MPITWTSRPTALAMLWMRQEDGEPFPGDPRRALARVAEQYKERGLTPVVATELEFYLVDPSQDYPQAPRSPVTGKRLESDGAMSLDELQHFDEFLNDVYDACELQGIPADAAISENGAGQFEINMRHVADPLRAADDAVLFKRLVRGIARKHELAATFMAKPYGDLSGSGFHTHFSLIDENGTNVFDNGGDEGTPLLLNAVAGLLATMQQNTLTFAPHENSYRRLLPGAHAPTSVSWGYENRTAAIRIPGGDSKARRIEHRVAGADANPYLVLASILGGALLGIENEMQPAAPITGNAYSMNLDNLPLDWATAIDAFRKGADVPTIFSKRLQTMLVECKMQELRKFARYVTKFEYDSYLEIV encoded by the coding sequence ATGCCGATCACCTGGACCAGTCGCCCGACGGCGCTGGCGATGCTGTGGATGCGGCAAGAAGACGGTGAACCGTTTCCGGGCGATCCGCGCAGGGCTCTGGCGCGCGTTGCCGAGCAATACAAGGAGCGCGGACTGACGCCTGTGGTGGCGACCGAGCTGGAATTCTATCTGGTCGATCCCTCGCAAGATTATCCGCAGGCGCCGCGATCTCCGGTCACCGGCAAACGTCTGGAATCCGACGGCGCGATGTCGCTGGACGAATTGCAGCACTTCGATGAATTTCTGAACGACGTTTACGATGCCTGCGAATTGCAGGGCATTCCTGCAGATGCTGCGATTTCGGAAAACGGGGCGGGTCAGTTTGAGATCAACATGCGCCACGTTGCCGACCCTTTGCGCGCTGCCGACGATGCCGTGCTGTTCAAGCGGCTCGTGCGCGGCATTGCCCGCAAGCACGAGCTTGCGGCTACCTTCATGGCGAAACCTTACGGCGACCTGTCTGGCAGCGGTTTTCACACGCATTTCTCATTGATTGATGAAAACGGGACGAACGTGTTCGACAACGGCGGCGACGAGGGCACACCGCTGTTGCTGAACGCGGTGGCCGGATTGTTGGCCACGATGCAGCAAAACACGCTGACGTTTGCGCCCCACGAAAATTCATACCGCCGCTTGCTGCCCGGCGCCCACGCGCCGACAAGCGTCTCTTGGGGCTATGAAAACCGCACCGCGGCCATCCGCATTCCCGGCGGTGATTCAAAAGCACGGCGTATAGAGCATCGCGTCGCTGGCGCCGATGCCAACCCCTACCTTGTGCTGGCCAGCATTTTGGGTGGGGCTCTGCTCGGCATCGAGAACGAGATGCAGCCGGCGGCACCCATCACCGGAAACGCGTATTCGATGAATCTGGACAATCTGCCGCTGGACTGGGCAACCGCCATCGACGCCTTTCGCAAGGGTGCCGATGTGCCGACCATCTTCTCCAAACGGCTGCAAACCATGTTGGTCGAATGCAAGATGCAGGAATTGCGTAAATTTGCCCGTTACGTGACCAAGTTTGAATATGACAGCTACCTGGAGATTGTGTGA
- a CDS encoding NAD(P)/FAD-dependent oxidoreductase, which translates to MNSQNHSYAGDGSHTPSYYAASANAAPERPELAGDHQIDVCVVGAGYSGLSTGLYLAEKGYKVAIIEGARVGWGASGRNGGQIVNGLNASLQTIKKRYGQDTATFVAGLVQEGGEIIRERISTYDIQCDLKEKNIFTGLTSAHMGELEERMKLWASYGLKNQEMLDKNQLREHVNSDLYAGGLIDHSGGHMHPLNLALGEAAAFEQNGGTIYEMSPVIDVDHGAAQPVVRTAKGTMTCKTLVLCGNAYLGHVVPTLTSRVMPVSTQVMATEPLGEARARELIPTDACVEDIRYILDYYRLSGDNRLLFGGGTVYGGADPSDIKAKLQRNMDKVFPQLKGVRIDYAWSGNFALSFSRVPQMGRIGGNTYFAHGYSGHGVTGSHTFGRILAEAIHGDLTRFDVFAKVPWYPFPGGRMFRVPYSVIGSWWYGVRDKIGI; encoded by the coding sequence ATGAACTCCCAGAATCACTCTTACGCCGGTGACGGCAGCCACACCCCAAGTTACTACGCCGCCTCGGCTAATGCCGCGCCGGAACGGCCGGAACTGGCCGGCGATCATCAAATAGACGTCTGCGTCGTCGGCGCCGGATACAGCGGGCTCTCGACGGGGCTTTACCTGGCAGAAAAAGGCTACAAGGTTGCCATCATTGAGGGCGCGCGGGTTGGATGGGGCGCCTCGGGACGCAATGGCGGGCAGATCGTTAACGGGCTGAACGCCAGTCTGCAAACGATCAAGAAGCGCTATGGGCAAGACACGGCCACATTCGTCGCCGGTCTTGTGCAGGAAGGTGGCGAAATTATCCGCGAACGAATCAGCACCTACGACATCCAATGCGATTTGAAAGAAAAGAACATCTTTACCGGTTTGACCAGCGCTCATATGGGCGAGCTGGAAGAACGGATGAAGCTTTGGGCCAGCTACGGCCTCAAAAATCAGGAGATGCTGGACAAGAACCAACTGCGCGAGCACGTGAATTCTGACCTCTACGCAGGCGGGCTGATCGACCATTCCGGCGGCCATATGCACCCGTTGAATCTGGCCCTGGGCGAGGCAGCGGCGTTTGAGCAGAACGGTGGAACGATCTATGAGATGTCGCCGGTGATCGACGTTGATCACGGGGCGGCTCAGCCAGTGGTTAGAACGGCCAAAGGCACCATGACCTGCAAGACGCTGGTTCTGTGCGGTAATGCTTATTTGGGCCACGTGGTGCCAACGCTCACTTCACGAGTGATGCCGGTGTCAACGCAGGTGATGGCGACCGAGCCTTTGGGCGAGGCCCGTGCGCGGGAGTTGATACCGACGGATGCCTGCGTCGAGGATATCCGCTATATCCTCGATTACTATCGCCTGTCTGGCGACAATCGCCTGCTGTTTGGCGGCGGCACGGTATATGGTGGCGCAGATCCCAGTGACATCAAAGCCAAGTTGCAGCGCAACATGGACAAGGTGTTCCCGCAGCTTAAAGGGGTCAGGATCGACTATGCTTGGAGCGGTAATTTCGCCCTCTCGTTCAGCCGCGTCCCCCAGATGGGCCGCATCGGCGGGAACACCTATTTCGCCCACGGCTACAGCGGCCATGGCGTTACCGGGTCGCACACCTTCGGGCGCATCCTGGCCGAGGCAATCCACGGCGACCTGACTCGGTTCGACGTGTTTGCCAAGGTACCCTGGTATCCGTTCCCTGGTGGGCGCATGTTCCGCGTTCCCTATTCGGTGATAGGTTCCTGGTGGTACGGGGTGCGCGACAAAATCGGTATCTGA
- a CDS encoding iron-containing alcohol dehydrogenase codes for MRAVTQVRDEKIDFLLAVGGGSVIDGAKFVAAAALFEGDEWDILLQGGNNVDKALPFGAVLTLPATGSEMNQGAVVTRKMLGHELTALHNLDHAQTLAIVLPSMLRERKAAKQDKLVQYAERVWNITEGSAEQKADAAIDKTQTFFESMGVKTHLVDYQLGEEHIEELIDSLKKNGMNKLGENGDVTPDMCRRVLQRSLR; via the coding sequence ATGCGTGCGGTTACCCAAGTGCGCGATGAAAAGATTGATTTTCTGCTTGCGGTAGGTGGCGGGTCGGTTATCGACGGCGCAAAATTTGTTGCAGCTGCCGCGCTGTTTGAAGGCGATGAGTGGGACATTTTGCTGCAAGGCGGCAACAACGTAGATAAAGCCTTGCCGTTTGGCGCGGTACTGACCCTGCCAGCCACCGGTTCGGAAATGAACCAGGGCGCGGTGGTTACTCGCAAGATGTTGGGCCACGAGCTCACCGCCCTGCATAACCTGGACCACGCACAAACCCTGGCCATTGTGCTGCCATCCATGCTGCGGGAACGCAAAGCCGCGAAGCAGGACAAACTGGTGCAATACGCCGAACGGGTCTGGAACATTACTGAGGGCAGCGCGGAACAAAAAGCCGACGCCGCTATCGACAAAACCCAGACGTTCTTCGAATCCATGGGCGTAAAAACCCACCTGGTTGATTACCAGCTGGGCGAAGAACACATTGAAGAACTCATCGACAGCCTGAAGAAAAACGGCATGAACAAATTGGGTGAAAACGGCGACGTAACACCCGACATGTGCCGCCGCGTATTGCAGCGGTCACTGCGTTAA
- a CDS encoding LysR substrate-binding domain-containing protein has product MVASGEVDLGITSLWQNSEELHYSHLFEDKIGVVCRRDHARAQYKTLDWQRLRGEKLIGNGTSRLLMNTAAAELVENSAFYISNMISLLAMLEAGAGVTTLAPAAQAMEAFVLEQLRADVV; this is encoded by the coding sequence ATGGTGGCTAGCGGCGAGGTGGACTTGGGTATTACCAGTTTGTGGCAAAACAGCGAAGAGCTGCACTACAGCCATTTGTTCGAGGACAAAATTGGCGTGGTGTGTCGCCGTGACCACGCCCGGGCCCAGTACAAAACCTTGGACTGGCAGCGCCTGCGCGGCGAAAAGCTGATTGGCAATGGTACCTCGCGGTTATTGATGAACACCGCGGCGGCCGAGTTGGTGGAGAACAGCGCCTTCTATATATCCAATATGATTTCTTTGCTGGCGATGCTTGAAGCCGGAGCCGGCGTAACCACCCTGGCGCCGGCGGCCCAGGCGATGGAGGCGTTTGTGCTGGAGCAGCTGCGGGCAGATGTGGTGTAG
- a CDS encoding DUF2892 domain-containing protein: MTVNMGSADRIIRAIIGIVLLALVFVGPQTPWGWIGIVPLATALIGNCPAYSLLGIKTCKTP; this comes from the coding sequence ATGACCGTTAATATGGGATCTGCAGATCGAATCATCCGTGCAATCATCGGCATTGTACTGCTCGCGCTGGTGTTTGTCGGCCCGCAAACGCCTTGGGGCTGGATTGGTATTGTGCCGCTGGCCACCGCGTTGATCGGTAACTGCCCTGCCTACTCACTGCTAGGCATTAAAACCTGCAAAACGCCTTAA
- a CDS encoding Crp/Fnr family transcriptional regulator, producing the protein MSQHSILHTLAPQLRKQFAEQTQVMTFPSGQILFNPGERCQGLPLVLSGVVKVQMTGASGNSIVLYRMGANDICTLSIGCLMTGFGYRAEANVEDEAEVIMVPRPLFDLLMDQSDGFRQGIMESYGRRLDDLMLLVEEVAFRRMDERLEEWLQARAERSPLLITHQDLAIELGTAREVVSRLLKELERKNRVRLARGRIDIL; encoded by the coding sequence ATGTCGCAACACAGTATTCTGCACACTTTGGCGCCCCAGCTACGGAAACAGTTTGCAGAGCAGACCCAGGTGATGACATTCCCGTCCGGCCAGATTCTGTTCAATCCCGGCGAACGCTGCCAGGGCTTGCCACTGGTGCTCAGTGGTGTGGTGAAAGTGCAGATGACCGGCGCTTCCGGCAACAGCATTGTGCTTTACCGCATGGGCGCGAACGATATCTGCACCCTGTCTATCGGCTGCCTGATGACCGGTTTTGGCTACCGTGCAGAAGCCAATGTGGAAGACGAAGCCGAGGTGATCATGGTGCCGCGGCCTTTGTTCGACCTTTTGATGGACCAGTCTGACGGCTTTCGCCAGGGTATCATGGAGTCTTACGGCCGCCGCCTGGACGACCTGATGCTATTAGTGGAAGAGGTGGCCTTTCGCCGCATGGACGAACGCCTCGAAGAGTGGCTGCAGGCTCGGGCCGAGCGCAGCCCGCTGTTGATTACCCATCAGGACCTGGCCATTGAGCTGGGTACCGCGCGGGAGGTGGTTAGTCGCCTGTTGAAAGAACTGGAGCGCAAGAATCGGGTGCGCCTGGCGCGGGGCCGCATAGATATATTGTGA